The proteins below are encoded in one region of Acetobacteroides hydrogenigenes:
- a CDS encoding bifunctional UDP-N-acetylmuramoyl-tripeptide:D-alanyl-D-alanine ligase/alanine racemase, which translates to MQNYTLKDIALAVSGKLMGNPDVSVSHLIIDSRSAASPNDSIFFAIQGIHHDGHKFIADLYQKGIRSFVAVQKALPDFSKFADANFIFVENTLDALQSLAAFHRRRFSYPVVGITGSNGKTVVKEWATQLMHGEKKVVRSPRSYNSQVGVPLSVWLMSPENDVAIFEAGISKPSEMHRLEHILIPDIGIITNIGAAHQENFNTLRQKLQEKMILFEHSKVIIYQIDNSLINEEVHNIPLKGKQLFTWGTSKDASLTILKKEVAAHTMLTLSYAQETFTAEIPFTDDASVENAMHSISLLLVLGFTPELIEERVKKLIPVAMRLEQKEGINNCTIINDSYNSDISSLTIALNLLNNQKFSKRTLILSDIFQSGKSNQELYSEVARLVKEKQVDKIIGIGTAISANEAQFTGIEKRFFTSTDDFLHSYHKEDFANEAILLKGSRSFQFERISRQLERQIHQTVLEINLNALVNNLNYFRSLVKPTTKFVAMVKAFSYGSGFYEIASMLQYQRVDYLAVAFADEGVELREAGITMPIIVLNAEPGSFDLMISYNLEPEIYSKTALTRFRDAAVRAGVTCYPIHVKLDTGMHRLGFIEEDIDELIAFLKDDEQLKISSIFSHLAASDEAIHDDFTNQQISLFSRLSSRIIDKLGYHINRHILNSAGIERFPSAEFDMVRLGIGLYGVSAANQPKLEMVSTLRSTIVQTKDIPPHESVGYGRKGKVETPKRIATIPIGYADGLNRRLSNGVGKIMVKGKLAPIIGNICMDTCMIDITDIDAHEGDEVTIFGENPTIMDIASWIGTIPYEILTGISRRVKRIYIQE; encoded by the coding sequence GAAGCGCAGCATCTCCCAACGATTCCATCTTCTTTGCCATTCAGGGCATTCACCACGATGGGCATAAGTTTATTGCAGATCTTTACCAAAAGGGTATCCGCAGCTTTGTGGCCGTACAGAAGGCGCTCCCCGACTTCAGCAAGTTTGCCGATGCCAACTTCATCTTTGTCGAAAATACGCTAGATGCTCTGCAGTCGCTAGCCGCTTTCCACCGTAGGCGCTTTAGCTACCCCGTGGTAGGCATTACCGGCAGTAACGGCAAAACGGTGGTAAAGGAGTGGGCCACGCAGCTAATGCATGGCGAGAAGAAGGTTGTACGCAGCCCGCGCAGCTACAACTCGCAGGTAGGCGTTCCGCTCTCGGTATGGCTTATGAGCCCCGAAAACGATGTGGCCATCTTCGAGGCAGGCATATCCAAACCCTCCGAGATGCACCGCCTTGAGCATATACTGATTCCTGACATCGGCATCATCACCAACATCGGCGCTGCACATCAGGAGAACTTCAACACGCTACGGCAGAAGCTCCAGGAAAAGATGATCCTCTTCGAGCACTCTAAGGTAATTATCTACCAAATCGACAATAGCCTTATCAACGAGGAGGTGCACAACATTCCACTAAAAGGAAAGCAGCTATTCACCTGGGGAACATCAAAGGATGCGTCGCTCACCATTTTAAAGAAGGAGGTTGCAGCGCATACAATGCTAACTCTTAGCTACGCGCAAGAGACCTTCACTGCAGAAATACCTTTTACCGATGACGCCTCGGTGGAAAATGCCATGCACAGCATCTCGCTGCTGCTCGTTCTTGGCTTTACTCCAGAGTTAATCGAGGAACGCGTAAAGAAGCTCATTCCTGTAGCCATGCGCCTCGAGCAAAAGGAGGGTATAAACAACTGTACCATCATCAACGACAGCTACAACTCCGACATCAGCTCGCTAACCATCGCGCTAAACCTGCTCAACAACCAGAAGTTTAGCAAGCGAACGCTTATACTTTCGGATATCTTCCAGAGCGGCAAGAGCAACCAGGAACTCTACAGCGAGGTAGCTAGGCTGGTTAAAGAAAAGCAGGTTGACAAGATCATCGGCATCGGGACCGCCATTAGCGCAAACGAGGCGCAATTTACGGGTATTGAGAAGCGCTTCTTCACCAGCACCGACGATTTTCTGCACTCCTACCACAAGGAGGATTTTGCCAACGAGGCGATCCTTTTAAAAGGAAGCCGTAGCTTCCAGTTCGAGCGCATATCGCGCCAGCTCGAGCGCCAAATTCACCAAACAGTACTAGAGATCAACCTCAATGCGCTGGTGAATAACCTTAACTACTTCCGCTCGCTGGTTAAGCCTACCACCAAGTTTGTGGCTATGGTTAAGGCATTCTCGTACGGCAGCGGCTTCTACGAGATTGCCAGCATGCTACAGTACCAACGGGTCGATTACCTTGCCGTAGCCTTTGCCGACGAGGGTGTGGAGCTACGCGAGGCGGGCATCACCATGCCAATCATCGTGCTTAACGCCGAACCCGGCTCGTTCGACCTCATGATTAGCTATAACCTAGAGCCTGAGATATACAGCAAAACTGCCCTCACCCGCTTTAGGGATGCAGCTGTCAGGGCTGGCGTAACCTGCTACCCAATCCACGTAAAGCTCGACACCGGAATGCACCGATTGGGCTTCATCGAAGAAGACATCGACGAGCTAATTGCCTTCCTAAAGGATGACGAGCAGCTTAAGATATCGAGCATCTTCTCGCACCTTGCCGCAAGCGACGAGGCTATTCACGATGACTTCACCAACCAGCAGATTTCCCTCTTTAGCCGGCTCTCATCTCGAATAATCGATAAGCTGGGGTACCATATCAACCGCCATATCCTCAACTCGGCAGGTATAGAACGATTCCCAAGCGCAGAGTTCGATATGGTACGATTAGGGATTGGACTTTACGGAGTAAGTGCAGCCAACCAGCCAAAGCTCGAAATGGTAAGCACCCTACGCTCTACAATTGTTCAAACTAAGGACATCCCCCCACACGAATCGGTAGGTTACGGACGAAAGGGCAAAGTGGAAACGCCCAAGCGCATTGCCACCATTCCAATTGGATACGCTGATGGCTTAAACAGAAGGCTCAGCAACGGTGTCGGAAAGATAATGGTGAAAGGGAAGCTGGCTCCAATTATCGGTAATATCTGCATGGACACCTGCATGATCGACATTACAGATATTGACGCTCACGAAGGAGATGAGGTCACTATTTTCGGAGAGAATCCAACTATAATGGATATAGCATCGTGGATAGGAACCATCCCCTACGAAATACTCACAGGAATATCAAGGCGCGTTAAGCGCATCTACATTCAGGAATAA
- a CDS encoding Crp/Fnr family transcriptional regulator: protein MRHHEIDPSAYIENVYGVFTHLSDEDKEEIKAHTTWHRFKKSELIFKEGDKPTGLIVLVAGKVKLFKEGVGGREQIIRMAKPYSMIGYRALFADENYISSVQAIEESVICVIDKVTLYKIMRSNIELTLALLKVVASELGFSNNRTVTLTQKHIRGRLAESLVFLKQTYGFEDDGGTLKVYLSREDLASLSNMTTSNAIRTLSSFAAEDIIHLDGRRIKILDLKKLERISDLG from the coding sequence ATCGAGAATGTCTATGGCGTTTTTACCCATCTTTCTGATGAAGACAAGGAGGAGATAAAGGCCCATACGACTTGGCATCGCTTCAAGAAGAGCGAGCTTATTTTTAAGGAGGGTGATAAGCCTACGGGTCTCATTGTTTTGGTTGCTGGAAAGGTAAAGCTCTTTAAGGAAGGCGTTGGAGGGCGTGAGCAAATTATCCGAATGGCAAAGCCATATAGCATGATTGGTTATCGTGCGCTTTTTGCCGACGAAAACTATATCTCCTCTGTTCAGGCCATCGAGGAAAGCGTGATTTGCGTTATCGACAAGGTTACGCTTTACAAGATTATGCGTTCGAATATCGAACTGACGCTTGCGCTGCTTAAGGTAGTTGCTTCGGAGTTGGGCTTCTCTAACAATCGAACGGTTACGTTGACTCAGAAACATATTCGTGGTCGCCTTGCCGAGTCGTTGGTGTTCCTGAAGCAGACGTATGGATTCGAGGATGACGGAGGTACGCTTAAGGTTTACCTTTCGCGTGAAGATTTGGCGAGTCTCTCGAATATGACAACTTCAAATGCCATCCGAACCTTATCTAGCTTTGCTGCCGAGGATATCATCCATCTCGATGGGCGTCGGATAAAGATTCTGGATTTGAAAAAGCTGGAACGAATTAGCGATTTAGGATAA